One genomic segment of Thermoplasmata archaeon includes these proteins:
- a CDS encoding fibronectin type III domain-containing protein, which yields MHSQKLIGLVMTSLAILFSLFPASATTYHTITCDGEFDDWALDEYLGTSGNTRLFFTFDTENLYFGFDRGSADNDIFVALDCLPGGTTTSVDWHGTHKLPIEADYYVCIESESYAVIRRWNGTAWNDIYSLLDYGFFSTPDIEFKIPRLFIGNPSGLKFLAYGQWEDAINVWAAWPTRNVALNNGPQEFLYYYEYNLTEGVSPGIDQPGNLPPTAIKVDGYNAEWTAGLKNYHIVVDSSEDSAADVQNLVDNEVLKLYYAWDENYLYLSYDYITGYWGGDNRYDNGTLLLIDASTPENDGTTSMANLNVWPRAISFKGFTCEFIYGKWDDLPGYFYHVRNSSYAEDITYSILKGETGGAKVNGAVELAIPWFVLYGENYTRIFPSVSIKFVVCVVGVDGTNAADTIPDNAAVPKNTSYEETVLDYFARIDKIDDEPPVISNFRIENITKTSAEIRWTTNEPATTQLLYGETTEFGNLTSVDATLKTDHFVLLTNLSEGKKYFVKAVSCDASNNTRSYPSSITELDKVCFETLSESPGDGGGKAEPETLSNYEVAKTLIYLAVVLFAVFAVFHASRFIYLTRKEKEGTGKKYMKKLTKPERVEKLQALLRKGKISEELYNELKEKV from the coding sequence GTGCATTCGCAAAAATTGATAGGGCTGGTTATGACTTCTCTTGCCATCCTGTTTTCCTTATTTCCAGCAAGTGCCACCACCTACCACACCATAACCTGTGATGGCGAGTTTGATGACTGGGCTTTGGACGAGTATCTGGGCACATCGGGTAACACCAGGCTCTTCTTCACCTTTGATACTGAGAACCTTTACTTCGGGTTTGACCGTGGAAGTGCAGATAACGACATTTTTGTTGCACTGGATTGTTTGCCTGGGGGAACAACAACCTCTGTTGACTGGCATGGCACGCACAAATTGCCGATTGAAGCTGACTACTATGTGTGCATTGAAAGCGAGAGTTATGCAGTAATAAGGCGGTGGAATGGGACTGCTTGGAATGACATTTATTCCTTGCTTGATTACGGGTTCTTTTCCACGCCAGACATTGAATTCAAAATTCCGAGGTTGTTTATCGGAAATCCCTCAGGCCTGAAATTTCTTGCCTATGGCCAATGGGAGGATGCAATCAATGTCTGGGCCGCCTGGCCTACTAGAAATGTTGCATTGAATAATGGACCCCAAGAATTTCTTTACTACTATGAATACAACCTTACAGAAGGAGTTTCGCCAGGGATTGACCAACCAGGGAATTTACCACCTACGGCAATCAAAGTGGATGGCTACAATGCAGAATGGACTGCAGGGCTGAAGAATTACCACATTGTCGTGGATTCAAGTGAGGACTCTGCCGCGGATGTCCAGAATCTCGTGGACAATGAAGTGCTGAAACTTTATTATGCATGGGATGAAAACTACCTTTACCTCTCCTACGATTACATCACTGGCTACTGGGGAGGTGATAACAGGTACGACAATGGCACGCTTTTGCTGATCGATGCTTCCACGCCTGAAAATGATGGCACTACGAGTATGGCGAATCTCAATGTTTGGCCAAGAGCAATTTCATTCAAGGGATTTACATGCGAGTTCATCTATGGCAAGTGGGATGATCTACCAGGATACTTTTACCATGTTCGAAACTCAAGTTATGCAGAGGACATCACATACAGCATTTTGAAGGGGGAGACAGGCGGTGCAAAGGTGAATGGGGCGGTTGAACTTGCAATTCCATGGTTTGTGCTTTACGGTGAAAATTACACTAGAATCTTTCCCTCAGTGAGCATAAAATTTGTGGTATGCGTAGTTGGCGTTGATGGCACGAACGCAGCAGACACAATTCCAGACAATGCAGCGGTGCCAAAGAACACCAGTTATGAAGAGACGGTGCTGGATTATTTTGCAAGAATTGACAAGATTGATGATGAACCCCCAGTGATTTCAAATTTCAGGATTGAGAACATCACGAAGACATCTGCAGAGATAAGATGGACTACAAATGAACCTGCAACAACGCAATTGCTGTATGGCGAAACCACAGAATTTGGGAACCTCACGTCAGTGGATGCGACATTGAAAACCGACCATTTCGTTCTCCTCACAAATTTGAGTGAGGGGAAAAAGTATTTTGTGAAGGCAGTTTCCTGCGATGCCTCCAATAATACCAGAAGCTATCCTTCCTCAATCACCGAGCTTGATAAAGTTTGTTTTGAAACCCTCAGCGAAAGCCCAGGAGATGGAGGCGGGAAAGCGGAACCAGAAACCCTGAGCAATTATGAAGTGGCAAAGACCCTGATTTATCTAGCCGTTGTTTTGTTTGCAGTTTTTGCAGTTTTCCATGCCTCCAGATTTATCTATCTTACAAGAAAAGAGAAGGAAGGAACAGGAAAAAAATACATGAAAAAGCTCACGAAGCCAGAAAGGGTGGAAAAACTCCAGGCGTTGCTGAGAAAAGGCAAGATTTCTGAGGAGCTATACAACGAGTTGAAGGAAAAGGTATGA
- a CDS encoding dihydroorotate dehydrogenase electron transfer subunit, whose translation MPLHTEIVEVVEENSSVKTFRFKFGAKVKPGQFCMVWDGVGEEVPMSFSYIGKIKGITVKKVGKTTELLHQRRTGEILRIRGPFGTQYPIQPKRYLLIAGGTGIASLSPAAEEILVNGGSCRFIAGFRTASEIFFVERLRKAGIDVAIATDDGSAGFKGFVSELVKKFDVEHFDYALACGPLPMLKAICRTLVDEVETYISIESLMKCGIGLCDSCSVCGFQVCKDGPVFRAKDLIENGWLVE comes from the coding sequence TTGCCATTGCACACCGAAATCGTTGAAGTAGTTGAGGAAAACTCTTCTGTGAAAACTTTTCGTTTTAAGTTTGGTGCGAAGGTCAAACCGGGCCAGTTCTGCATGGTCTGGGATGGAGTGGGAGAGGAGGTGCCCATGAGTTTTTCTTACATCGGAAAAATAAAAGGAATAACTGTGAAAAAAGTGGGAAAAACCACAGAATTACTTCATCAGCGAAGGACAGGTGAAATCCTGAGAATCCGTGGACCTTTCGGAACGCAGTATCCTATTCAGCCAAAAAGATATCTTCTTATCGCAGGTGGCACAGGTATTGCCTCGCTCTCTCCAGCTGCAGAAGAAATTTTGGTGAACGGTGGGAGCTGTAGGTTCATTGCAGGTTTCAGAACTGCCTCTGAAATTTTCTTTGTGGAGCGATTGAGGAAGGCAGGAATTGATGTAGCAATTGCCACAGATGATGGAAGTGCCGGCTTCAAGGGGTTTGTGAGTGAGCTTGTGAAGAAATTTGATGTGGAACATTTTGATTATGCGCTTGCATGTGGGCCTCTGCCAATGCTCAAAGCAATTTGCAGAACGCTCGTTGATGAGGTTGAGACCTACATTTCAATAGAATCGTTGATGAAGTGCGGAATTGGACTCTGCGATAGTTGCTCCGTGTGTGGTTTCCAGGTTTGTAAAGATGGACCAGTTTTCAGAGCAAAGGACTTAATTGAGAATGGGTGGCTGGTAGAATGA
- a CDS encoding UbiX family flavin prenyltransferase has translation MKVVVAITGASGAIYGVRLIELLSELGHAVMLIVSENGERVLEHETGLKKVELEKKVKASYSNADLFAALASGSSRFDACVIVPCSMNTLAKIAHGIADNLITRTAAVCLKEGRKLILVPRETPLSRIQIEAMLKAANAGAVILPAMPGFYGKPKSTEELVDFVAGKILDVLGIDNEIYRRWGGRKEEREKI, from the coding sequence ATGAAAGTAGTTGTGGCAATTACGGGTGCCTCAGGTGCGATTTATGGTGTTCGCTTGATAGAACTGCTCTCTGAACTTGGACATGCGGTGATGTTGATAGTTTCTGAGAACGGAGAGCGAGTGCTTGAGCATGAGACAGGACTGAAAAAGGTAGAGCTGGAGAAAAAGGTGAAAGCGAGTTATAGCAATGCAGACCTCTTTGCAGCACTTGCATCTGGCTCTTCAAGATTTGATGCGTGCGTAATTGTGCCTTGCAGCATGAACACCCTTGCAAAAATTGCCCATGGAATCGCAGATAACTTGATTACTCGCACGGCAGCAGTGTGCCTGAAAGAAGGAAGGAAACTGATTTTGGTGCCTCGAGAGACACCACTGAGTAGGATTCAGATAGAGGCAATGCTTAAAGCTGCCAATGCAGGGGCTGTGATTTTGCCTGCGATGCCTGGTTTCTATGGAAAACCGAAAAGCACGGAGGAGCTTGTGGATTTTGTTGCGGGCAAAATTCTTGATGTGCTTGGAATTGATAACGAGATTTACAGGAGATGGGGTGGAAGGAAAGAGGAGAGAGAAAAGATTTAA